In one Amaranthus tricolor cultivar Red isolate AtriRed21 chromosome 8, ASM2621246v1, whole genome shotgun sequence genomic region, the following are encoded:
- the LOC130821459 gene encoding uncharacterized protein LOC130821459, with protein MDARIEAIEETLYRMTQLLTQAGLGNQERPPINHNDDHEDRTVRIDIQDFDGQSNKPEDYIEWEASLDRYFEYKNTTHLREGIQRQRRREDRTRIDTWDKLIKHLRRKYVPTNYKHQLYIKWSTLNQGGRSVSEYIQKWEKLTVLCEINDTEDLKLAKFMAGLRENIRETLIVIPNLELQLAFNMAITVGQAYTKKKMSKNNYLKSLRSFTPRNNNPSSPRLQRKTEQPPSASEKAAVPMRKIVCFKCHGQGHYKDSCPNARVFTTQEWKEIREDTKPKMMLVARNGKIEEDWPPVPEDELEGSYRVNESGRLVRYEHSTDEDESEEERERVMPEDDHYNLIIRRSLHTTCEEKESNQRENTFQTNCRIGDKVCDLIIDGGSESNCVSLDLITDWILKTRPHPYSSKLKWLDKIVSGSMTKQCLVGFVIGSYQDKVLCDVLEMSACHVLLARPWQNDRKSIHNGFTNTYTVRYEGKLKDLIPLPPHKAIPPPVRKLVHLMSRKVCEKELKNKNVVYVLFTKEVQQAIDIPLEVKPLLQQYADVFPEDFPKDLPPIREIEHQIDLIPGAALPNKQAYRTNPTETKELQRQKDGTWRMCIDSRNVNNITIKYRFPIPRIDDMLDEIRHSPFSFSSFLRLLLTSPTNCRLFLPQPAAASSFPSSKHPRPPLLASSSKATFVSPRKQQQGCIFPSKQQRPAARPPPSVRQLQPQPPVAPPPSAVKATATNSYGPQPRGSFTTI; from the exons atggatgctAGAATAGAAGCCATAGAAGAAACCCTATATAGAATGACCCAACTCTTGACCCAGGCTGGATTAGGCAACCAAGAAAGACCACCTATCAACCATAATGATGATCATGAGGATAGGACAGTTAGAATAGACATCCAAGACTTTGATGGCCAGTCTAATAAACCTGAAGATTACATAGAATGGGAGGCAAGTCTAGATAGGTATTTTGAGTATAAGAACACCACACACCTGAGAG AGGGCATACAGAGACAAAGGAGGAGGGAAGACAGGACAAGGATTGATACTTGGGATAAGCTTATCAAGCATTTAAGGAGGAAGTATGTACCTACCAATTACAAACATCAGTTATACATAAAGTGGAGTACCTTAAACCAAGGGGGAAGAAGTGTAAGTGAGTATATACAGAAGTGGGAGAAGCTAACTGTGCTGTGTGAGATCAATGATACGGAGGATCTGAAGTTAGCCAAGTTTATGGCTGGGTTAAGGGAGAATATTAGGGAAACGCTTATAGTGATACCCAACCTTGAGCTGCAGCTAGCATTTAACATGGCCATAACTGTTGGACAAGCTTACACCAAGAAGAAAATGTCTAAGAACAACTACCTTAAGTCCCTTAGGAGCTTTACACCCAGGAATAACAACCCTAGTTCACCCAGATTACAAAGGAAAACAGAGCAGCCCCCTAGTGCATCTGAAAAGGCAGCTGTGCCCATGAGGAAAATAGTATGCTTCAAGTGCCATGGACAAGGACATTATAAGGATTCTTGTCCTAATGCTAGAGTGTTCACTACCCAAGAATGGAAGGAGATTAGGGAAGATACTAAGCCTAAGATGATGTTGGTAGCTAGGAATGGCAAAATCGAGGAGGATTGGCCTCCAGTACCTGAGGATGAACTTGAGGGGTCATATAGAGTGAATGAGTCAGGGAGATTGGTCAGATATGAGCATAGCACTGATGAGGATGAGTCAGAAGAGGAAAGAGAGAGAGTTATGCCTGAGGATGACCATTATAATCTGATAATAAGGAGAAGTTTGCATACTACATGTGAAGAGAAGGAGAGCAATCAAAGGGAAAATACATTTCAGACTAACTGTAGGATAGGAGATAAAGTGTGTGACTTGATAATTGATGGTGGTAGTGAGTCTAATTGTGTAAGCCTAGACTTGATTACTGATTGGATCCTAAAGACCAGACCTCACCCATACTCTTCCAAACTTAAGTGGCTTGATAAAATTGTTAGTGGTTCTATGACTAAGCAGTGTCTTGTAGGGTTTGTCATAGGTTCATACCAGGATAAGGTGTTATGTGATGTCTTAGAGATGAGTGCTTGTCATGTGCTTTTGGCGAGACCGTGGCAGAATGATAGAAAGAGCATACATAATGGATTCACTAACACTTATACAGTTAGATATGAGGGAAAGCTGAAAGACTTGATTCCTTTGCCACCCCATAAGGCTATACCACCCCCTGTTAGGAAGCTAGTTCATTTGATGAGCAGGAAGGTGTGTGAGAAAGAACTTAAGAACAAGAATGTGGTCTATGTGTTGTTCACTAAGGAAGTACAACAAGCTATAGACATACCACTTGAGGTTAAACCCTTACTGCAGCAGTATGCTGATGTGTTTCCTGAGGATTTTCCTAAAGATTTACCACCTATTAGAGAGATAGAGCACCAAATAGACCTCATACCTGGAGCAGCCCTACCTAACAAACAAGCATATAGGACCAACCCCACAGAGACGAAAGAGTTACAAAGGCAG AAAGATGGAACCTGGAGGATGTGTATAGACAGTAGGAATGTCAACAATATCACTATCAAGTACAGATTTCCTATCCCAAGgattgatgacatgcttgatgaaAT CCGTCACTCTCCTTTCTCATTCTCCTCCTTCTTGCGCCTCCTTCTCACTTCCCCAACCAACTGCCGCCTCTTCCTTCCCCAACCAGCTGCCGCTTCTTCCTTCCCCAGCAGCAAGCATCCACGTCCGCCTCTCCTCGCAAGCAGCAGCAAGGCTACGTTTGTCTCTCCTCGCAAGCAGCAGCAGGGCTGCATTTTCCCCTCCAAACAGCAGCGGCCAGCAGCAAGGCCACCACCTTCTGTGCGCCAGCTGCAGCCACAACCGCCAGTTGCTCCTCCCCCTTCTGCCGTGAAGGCTACCGCCACCAACAGCTACGGTCCACAGCCGCGTGGGTCCTTCACAACCATCTAG